A genomic segment from Castor canadensis chromosome 1, mCasCan1.hap1v2, whole genome shotgun sequence encodes:
- the LOC141422035 gene encoding olfactory receptor 5B3-like — protein sequence MENRTEVTNFILLGLTSDPHLQDPLFITFLLIYVITLVGNLGMVLLILVDSHLHTPMYIFLGNLSLVDFCYSSAITPKVMAGLLMEDKVMSYNACATQMFVFTAFATVENYLLASMAYDRCAAVCKPLHYSTIMTTSVCTWLIIGCYVCGFLNACIYTVNTLSLSFCNSNVIHHFFCDVLAIMALSCSDRHANELVLINVASFNMSFALLVILVSYAIIFITILKMQSTEGHGKAVSTCASHFTAVTVFYGTMIFMYLQPSSRHSMDTDKITSVFYTMVIPMLNPVVYSLRNKEVKNAFKKIVFKAK from the coding sequence ATGGAGAACAGAACAGAAGTAACAAATTTCATCCTGCTGGGACTGACCAGTGACCCACACCTTCAGGACCCCCTCTTTATCACCTTCCTCCTCATCTATGTCATCACTCTGGTTGGAAACCTGGGGATGGTCCTGTTGATTCTTGTGGACTCTCATCTTCATACTCCCATGTACATTTTCCTTGGTAACTTATCTCTAGTGGATTTTTGTTACTCTTCTGCTATCACTCCAAAGGTCATGGCTGGACTCCTTATGGAAGACAAGGTCATGTCCTACAATGCTTGTGCAACTCAGATGTTTGTTTTTACAGCCTTTGCTACAGTGGAAAACTACCTCTTGGCTTCAATGGCCTATGATCGTTGTGCAGCAGTGTGTAAGCCTTTGCATTACTCCACCATTATGACAACAAGTGTGTGTACATGGCTAATAATTGGGTGCTATGTTTGTGGTTTCCTCAATGCCTGTATTTACACTGTGAACACGCTAAGTCTCTCCTTCTGTAACTCCAATGTGATCCaccactttttctgtgatgttCTAGCAATCATGGCTCTATCTTGCTCTGATAGACATGCTAATGAACTAGTTCTTATTAATGTAGCCAGCTTTAATATGTCTTTTGCTCTCCTAGTAATCTTAGTATCCTATGCAATTATTTTTATCACAATTCTAAAGATGCAGTCAACTGAGGGACATGGCAAGGCTGtatctacctgtgcctcccatttCACTGCAGTCACTGTTTTCTATGGGACTatgattttcatgtatttacagcCCAGCTCCAGGCATTCCATGGACACTGACAAGATCACATCTGTGTTTTATACTATGGTCATCCCCATGCTGAACCCTGTGGTCTACAGCCTCAGGAACAAGGAAGTTAAGAATGCATTCAAAAAGATTGTTTTCAAGGcaaaataa